AGGCAACACCCACCAGGATGTAGCGCAACTGGCCTGCCTGTACGGTGGTCAGCCACGTGATTGCCCCTGACTCGATGAGGCCGTAGAGCAGGCTTTGGGTCAGCGAGAGCACAACCCAGAAAATCATTGCTCCAATGACCGGCCCAAGAACCGTGGCCATGCCGCCCAGCAGAAGGCAGGTCCACAGGAAGAACGTGAGTTCAGTGCCGTAGTTGGACGGTTGGACGGCCCCGCGGGGGAGCGTGAAGATCATGCCCGCCAATGCGCCAAGCACACCACCGATGATCAGCGCCTGCATCTTGTAGGCGTAGACATTCTTGCCGAGCGAGCGGACAGCGTTCTCGTCCTCGCGGATGCCCTTGAGGACACGGCCCCAGGGGCTGCGCATCAGAAGCCAGACCAAGACGCAGCAAACGATGACCAAGCCCCAGCCCACCACGCGGATAAAGAAGTCACGGTTGTTCATGCCCATGTAAGAGCCTTCGGGGAAAGGATTCATGGAGTAGAACGTGCCCTCGAAGGCCGCCAGGCCGTTTGCCGAACCAGTGACGCTGGTGAGCTGGTTGGTAGTGACCACGTAGCGGACAATTTCCGCCGCGGCGATGGTCACGATTGCCAGGTAGTCCGCCCGTAGCCGGAGTGTAGGAATACCGAGGATGAACGCGAAGATCACTGAACACAGAACGGCGATCAGCAGGGCAAGGAAGAAGGGTGCGTCAAAGGTCAAAGTTGAGATGGCGAAACCGTAGGCACCCACTGCCATGAAGCCGGCCTGGCCGAAGTTCAACAGGCCTGAGTAGCCGAAGTGAACCGCGAGGCCCAAAGCGGCAAGTGCGTAGGCCGCCGTCGTCGGGCTGAACAATTCGCCAAGGGCGCTGGAGAAAATAAATCCGAAATCCATGGCCCGCTCCTAACCCACACGCTCACGCCGGCCGAGGATACCCTGCGGTCGGAACAGAAGAACAACAATCATGATGAACAGGGCGCCGACGTACTTGAGGTCGGCGGGGAGGCCGAACACTGTAGTCAGTTCCACGAAGATGCCGACGACGATCGAGCCGATCAGTGCGCCGAACACGGTACCCAAGCCGCCGAGCGTGACGCCGGCGAAGATGAGCAGCAGGATTTGCGAGCCCATATCGAAGGTGACACCCGGGCGGTAGTAGGCCCAGAGGATGCCGCCGAGCGAAGCGAGCACGCCGCCCACGATCCATACGATGCGGATGACGGAGTCGACGTCGATGCCCGAGGCGGCTGCCAGCGCGGGGTTGTCTGCAACTGCGCGGGTTGCCTTGCCGAGTCGGGTCTTCAGCAGGACGATGCCGATCAGGGCGATAACCACGGCACTGATAATCAGGGACCACAGATTGTTCGGAGAGATCGAGACAGGCCCGATTTGGATCTCGCTACTTTGTGCGCCCGGGAGTTGCTGTGTTGCACCGCCGAAGAAGAATTGGATGACATAGCGAATGGCCAAGGCGAGGCCAATGCTGACGATCATCATAGGGACGAGGCCTGAGCCACGCTTCCTCAGGGGGCGCCACAGTCCTGCGTCCTGGACGTAGCCAAAGAGACCGCCGCCTACCAGTGCGAGCAGGATGGCCAGCCAGAAGGGGAATCCGAAGGCATTGAACATGAACACCAGTACCGCACCGAGTGTCACCATCTCACCGTGGGCGAAGTTGGTCAGGCCGGTGGTGCCGAAGATCAGGGAGAGGCCAACCGAGGCGAGTGCAAGGAGGAGGCCGAAGCTCAACCCGGCAACCAGGCGGTTGAGCAGGTTCTGGCCGAAGTCCTGTTGCTGGACCACGATGCCCTCGCCGAAGGCAAAGATCACCGACAGGTTGGACGTCTGGCTGAACGTGACATCGCGGGGATTGTCCTGGCCCTCGGCCAGTGCGATGCCCTCCGGCAAGGTGGAGGTGTCCAGCTCGATGGTGTAGGTGCCCTGGACGGGAACGCCGATGGTCCACGCTCCGTTGGCTCCGGAGGTGGCTTCACCTTCAAACCCGTTGCCCGTGGCTTTGATCTTGACGCCCGGTATAGGGGCCCGGGCATCATCGCGGAGGAACCCGCTGATGTTGTTCTGGAAAGTCGTCGGGGACGGCGAAGGCGAGGGGGTGGTTGCCTGTGCCGAGGGGGCGGCGATCAACAGAGCGGCGATGAGGGCTGCGAACAGCGCCCCCACAGCTCTCTGCAGTCCTTTGGACCGTCTCATGGACGGGTCGCGCAGTGTGCTTCTCAAAATGGAAACCTCCACAGTGGGGGTGGTCCCGGCTGCGCCTTTGCAGCCGGTGCGAACGGTCATGGGGCTTGTGAACAGTTCTTGCCTAGCTGCCTCGTTTGTGATCTAAGTCACCCATGTGTGGTTTATGTTACCGCTCGGTGGGGTCAATGAATGCCCAGTTCGGGGCTGTGAAGATCGCGATCGGATAACAACTGTGAAGCTATAGGCAACTACTGATGTAGCAACGCTTAAGTAAACCTTTGTTGTTTGGGGGTGCTCCTAAACGTTTGGGGGAAGCCGCTGGTCCATTTTCTTGTCACGGTTGAGTTTCGTCTGGGTGAACAAGGGAACTTTCCCTGCCGCGCGCGCGTGGTAATTGGTACCGTGAACTATCACTAGCCCTTTTTCAGGAGGACACCCGCAATGGCACTTGGCGGAAACCCAGTCTTCAACGGAAAGAATTTCCGTGGAGCAAAGCAGGCCCCGCCTGTACCGCAGAACCCGTACGGCCAGCAGTTCAACCAGGCACCCGGCCGTGCACCGAGCCAGGTCATGGACGGCCATGCAGCATGGTCTGCCCAGCAGCAGAACATGACCAATGAGCAGCTGCAGCAGATGTACAACCAGCCGGCTGCCGGCCCGGCCGACACCGGCCGCATGACCTATGACGACGTCATCATGAAGACCGTCGCCTGCCTCGTTGTGCTGATCATCGGTGCTGGGGTAACGCTGTTCGTTGCTCCCGGCCTCTCCACCATGCTGATGATCGTAGGTGCACTGGGCGGCTTCGTCCTTGCCCTGGTCAACACCTTCAAGAAGCAGCCGTCGCCGGCCCTGATCCTTGCCTACGCCGGACTTGAAGGTCTGTTCCTTGGAGGCCTCACCCGAATCCTGGACGGCATGTACCCCGGCGTCGGCCTCCAAGCCGTCATCGGCACGCTGGCAGTCTTCGGCGTCACCCTTGTGCTCTTCAAGAGCGGCAAGGTCCGCGCCACCCCGAAGATGATGCGCTTCTTCCTGATCGCCACCATTGGTTACGCGGTCTTCGCACTGATCAACATGGTGATGATGTGGACCGGCGCTGTGCAGGAGCCCTTCGGCCTCCGCACAAGCGTCGAGATCTTCGGCATCCCGCTGGGTGTCTTCATCGGCATCCTCGCCATCGGCCTGGCAGCGTTCTCGCTGATCATGGACTTCACCAGCATCGAGGAAGGCGTCCGCGCCGGCGCCCCGGAGCGTTACTCCTGGGTTGCCGCCTTCGGCCTGACGGTCACGCTGGTTTGGCTCTACGTGGAAATCATCCGCCTCCTGGCGATCCTGCGAGGCGACGACTAGTTACCAACAGCTCCAACGCGAAATGCCCCCGAAGAAGTTTCGGGGGCATTTTTGCGTTCGTGAGGGGCGAGGTCTCGGGAGTAAGAGGGGCTCAAAGGGTCGATATCCAACCCCTCGCGCGTGACAGCCCTCAGCTCAAGCGCTCAAAAACGACAGCCATGCCCTGGCCTCCGCCGACGCACAGCGTGGCCAGCCCCAGGGTTCCGTCGCGTTCCTTGAGCCCGTTGAGGAGAGTGCTGGTCATCCGGGCCCCGGTCATGCCGAAGGGATGGCCCAGAGCGATGGCGCCACCATGGACGTTGAGTTTTTCAGGATCGATCCCCAGTTCACGGGCGCTCGCCACCACCTGCACGGCGAAGGCTTCGTTGAGCTCAACGAGGTCGATGTCGTCCATTGTCAGTCCTGCCAGGGCAAGGGCCCGCCGCGTCGATTCCACGGGTCCCATGCCCATGAGTTCGGGGGAAAGGGCACTGACGCCTGTTGAAACCACCCGCGCCAGCGGTTGCAGGCCGAGTTCACGGGCGCGCGCGTCACTCATCACCACCACAGCCGCGGCCCCGTCGTTAAGCGGACAGGCATTACCTGCAGTCACGGTGCCTTCCGCGCGGAACACGGGCTGTAACGCGGAGACGGCTTCCAAAGTGACCCCGGCTCGGGGTGAGTCATCGCGCTCCACCACACTTCCGTCCTTGCGCGTGTAGGGCGAGATGTCGCGGGCATAGAACCCTGAGGCGATGGCGGCTTCGGCGCGATTCTGGCTCAGGACACCCCACTCGTCCTGCTCGGCCCGGCTGATTCCGTAGCTCGTGGCGACGTTCTCGGCAGTCTGGCCCATGGAGATGTAAATGTCTGGTAGTCGCCCGCCGAGCCGAGGGTCGGTCCACGGGATGTTGGAGGCCGCCCGTGCCGCAGTGCGTTGGCCCGCTGCTTCGAACAGCGGGTTGTGGTTGGCGGTATCGGTTTCGCCGGCACCGGACCAGTCCTGATACCTGGACACGCTCTCCACCCCGGCGGACACGATTGCGTGGGCTTCCCCGGATCTGATGGCGTGGAAGGCCATCCGAAGGGTTTGCAGGCTGGATGCACAGAAGCGGTTGATGGTGGCTGCGGGTACGCGGTCCAGCCCGGCGAGTACCGCCACAACCCTGGCCATGTTGGATCCGGCCTCGCCGCTGGGTTCAGCGCAGCCCAGCAGGATGTCGTCCAAGCCTTGGCCGTCCTCCGCGCCGGGATCGAAGCCTGGAACTTTTGCGAGGGCGGCCCGCACCATGGCGGTGGCCAGGTCATCCGGACGTTCGTCCTTGAGGGAACCCTTGAAGGCACGGCCAATAGGGCTTCTGGCAGTAGCAACGATGACAGCCTCAGTCATGGCCCCAGCTTACGCCCGGCATCCGATGGGACGCCGGGCGTTCGCGCGGTGGAACTGAACGCGTCAGGCCAGGCGAAGCGCTCCCGCAGCCGGGGTGACGGTGAAGATGTCCGGTGCGGTGAAACCCGCCTCCGCGAAGGAACGCACGACGGCGTCACGAACCTGCTGCTCTTGGCCCACCGGCGTCAATGCGATGGCTGAGCCGCCGAAGCCGCCGCCCGTCATGCGGGCGCCTATGGCACCGTTGGCCCGAGATGTGTCCACGGCAAGGTCGAGTTCCGGGCAGGAGATCTCAAAATCGTCGCGCATGGAAACGTGGCTGGCGTCCAGCAACTCCCCGATGGCGGCGGGACCCAGCTTGCCCAAGGTTTCGACTGTCTGAAGTACGCGATCATTTTCGGTGACCACGTGGCGGACGCGCCGGAGCGTCGTCTCGTCCAGCAGTCCGGAGGCTTCCTCCAAACGCTCTACGCCGACGTCGCGCAGTGCTGTGACGCCAAGTATCTCGGCACCCAACTCGCAGGATGCGCGGCGGGAGGCGTAACCGCCGTCGGCGTGCGAATGCGACACCTTGGTGTCGATGACCAACAGGACCAAGCCCGACGCTTCTGCGTCGAACGGCACCAGCTCCACATGCTGGTCACGGCAGTCCAAGAACACCGCGTGTCCCTTGGCGCCGCGCAAGGATGCTGACTGGTCCATGATCCCGGTGGGTGCGCCAACGAACACGTTCTCGGCGCGCTGGGTAGCGAGCACCAGGTCTTCGGCAGCGAAACCCGCGCCGGTCAACTCGTTGAGGGCCGAGATGACGGCGCACTCGATGGCGTGTGACGACGACAGACCCGCTCCGGAGGGAACGTCGGAATCCAGCAGGAGGTCAAAGCCGGGGACTTGGATGCCACGTTCCTTGAGTGCCCAGGCGACGCCGAGGGGGTAGCGTGACCACCCCTCACCGGATCCGGGCTCCGAATCCGCGAGGTCAGCCTCCACCACGCCGTGCCCGCCAAAAGTGGACAGCATGCGAACCCTGGAGTCGTCGCGGACCCGCAAAGCCACCTTTGCTGTCTTGTCGATGGCGAAGGGCAGCACAAAGCCTTCGTTGTAGTCCGTGTGCTCGCCGATCAGGTTGACGCGTCCAGGTGCCTGCCACACGCCGTCGGCAGCTGCACCGAACGTTTCCTGGAAGCGGGCGGCGAGGACGCCGGTGTCGGTGGTGGTGGTCATGCTCGTGTGCCTTCCAAGGTCTTGTTTGAAGCCGGTGCTGCGGCGACGCTGCGCAGGCGCTCCGCCACCGCTTCGGGTGTGGTGTCGTTGATGAACGCTCCCATGGCGGCCTCGGAGCCGGCCAGATACTTGAGCTTATCGGCAGCGCGGCGAGGTGACGTCAGCTGCAGGTGCAGCTGGCCCGCCGGGCGAAGAACCGGGTCCAGTGGTGCCTGGTGCCAGGCCGAAATGTACGGCATGGGGGTGGGGTAGAGGGAGTCGAGGCGCTTCAGCAGGTCCAAGTAGACGTGGGAAAGCTCATCGCGTTCTTCCCCTGTGAGGGCCGCGAGGTCGGGGACGCTGCGATGCGGAACGAGATGAACTTCCAAAGGCCAGCGCGCCGCGAACGGCACGTAGGCGCTGAAGTGCTTGGCTTCCAGGACCATGCGGCTGCCGTCCTCGCGTTCAGCCTTCAGGAGCGAGGCCCCGAGCGTTTCTTTCGCGTCGACGTCGTCGTAGTACTTCCGGGCTACCGCCCCGAGCTGGGCGGCACGGGGAGTCACATAGGGGTACGCGTAGATCTGGCCGTGCGGATGGTGCAGGGTGACGCCGATGTCCGCACCGCGGTTCTCGAACGGAAACACCTGCTTGATGCCGGGCAGGGCGCTCAATGCTTCGGTGCGCTGGGCCCACGCTTCAATGACGGTGCGGGCACGGGTTTGGCCGAGTTCGGCGAAGGAGCCAGTGTGCTGCGGTGTGAAGGCAACTACCTCGCAGCGACCGTATGCCGCTCCCTTGAGGTTGTGACCGGAATGCCCGGGAGCCGGAACCGGGGGAATGTCGCCCAATGCCGGGCCCAGGGAAGGGAAGCGGTTTTCGAACACCACCACGTCATAGTCCGAGGCCGGGATTTCGGAAGGGTTCGCCGCAGTGGTGGGGCAGATGGGGCACTGATCAGCAGGGGGAAGGTGCGTACGGGTTTGGCGATGGGCAGCTACCGCTACCCAGTCACCGGACAAAGCGTCATAACGCACCTCGCCCGGCTCGCCACGGGCGGGAAGCTCGCGGTGGTCCACCAAGGAATCCGGTGTTCGCTCCGGGGTTCCGGGGTCGTCGAAGTAGATCAGCTCTCGGCTGTCCGCGAGGCGGGTGCTGGTGATGCGGCTCATAACTACATCATTCCACAAGTGACCAAAAACGCATAGTTTCTAACAAAAGCTAACATTCGCCGCGTCATGACGGTTCTCCAATGCAGTACGGTATTGCCATGTCTGCCTCCCCGTCGCCAGCCGATAGCACCCATCAATCCGAGTCCCGCCGCTTCGCCACGGGCCGACAGTTCGAGCTCCGCCGGGGCGATGCGCTCGCCGTCGTCACCGAGCTCGCCGCCGGCCTGCGACTCTACTCCCGGGGCGGAGTCCAGTTGACCGAAAGCTACGGCGACGACGAAATTTCGCCCGGTGCCACGGGCATCACCCTGGCGCCCTGGGCCAACCGGGTAGAGGACGGGATCTGGTACCTGGAAGGCAAGAAGCAGCAACTCGACATCACCGAGGCCTCACGCAACAACGCCAGCCACGGCCTGCTGCGCAACACCGGGTACGTGTTGGTGGACGAATCCGAGTTTTCCGTGACGCTGGAAGCCACAGTCTTCCCCCAGCACGGCTACCCGTTCCTGGTGCGGCACCTGGTGCGCTACGAACTCGACCAGAGCGGAGACCTCCGTGTCTCGCAGACGTTGATCAACGATTCGCAGAGCACGGCGCCCTTTGTCCTGGGTGCCCACCCGTACCTGCGCGTCGGCGATGTCGCCCCCGAGGATTTGGTCCTGACGGTGCATGCGGGCACTCGACTGGTAGCGGACGAGCGACTGATTCCGCGAAGCACCGCTCCCGCAGACGGTCAGTACGATTTCTCCGGCGGGTCGGTGGTGGGCAGCTTGCTGGTGGATGTCGCCTTGACGGACCTGACGTACGACGGCGGCATAGCGCGCCATACGCTGACCGCGCCGGATGGCCGCAGCGTAAGCCTTGAACAGGATGAGAGCTGCCGGTACGTCCACGTCTTCGTCACAGACACCTTCCCGGGCCGATCCAAAGCCGTGGCCATCGAACCCATGACAGGGCCGGCCAACGCGTTCAACAGCGGCGATGGCCTGCGCTGGCTGGCACCCGGAGAAGCTTTCACCATGCGCTGGGGAATTGCGGCATCCCTGTAGGCTCTTCGCCCGTAAATGCCACCGAATGTCTCGGAAGTGAGAGCCGGTTTCCCATACGGCCTGCCCTACGGAATTATGGGTTCATGACGCCAACACCGGACGCCAAAACACGTTCAGACCGCCAAATTGCCGAAGACATCCCCTACGGGGTGCGCATTGCTGCAGCCTGGTCCTGGCGGGCAGGCCTGATCCTGCTCATGATCGGCGCCATGGTCTGGCTGCTGGGCAAGGTCAGCTTCCTCATCATTCCAGTGATGGTTGCTGCGCTGCTGGCCGGCCTCCTGCATCCTGTGGTGGCCTGGCTGCGCAACCGGAAGGTGCCCAACGGAGGAGCAGTCGCCATCACCGTGTTGGGCTTCATCGGCGTGATCGGTGGTGCCCTTGCGCTGGTGGGCAGGCAACTTGTCACGGGCTTCGGTGCGCTCTGGCAAGAGGCGCTGGCAGGCATCCAACAGATTCAGACCTGGTTGGCAGATGGCCCGCTGCACCTCACTGCGGACCAGATAGACCAATACATTTCCGATGGCGCGAATGCGCTCCAGAACAACAGCAGCAGCATCCTCAGCGGGGCATTGTCCTTCGGCAGCACCGCCGGACACTTTGCGGCGGGGCTTGTCCTGGCCCTGTTCATTCTGATCTTCTTCCTGCTGGAGGGCCCCCGCATCTGGGCTTTCCTGGTCCGGCTCCTGCCCAAGAGCGCGCGACGGGCCACCGATGGCGCCGGGCGCCGGGGCTGGACGTCCATGGTCAGCTACGTGCGGATTCAGATGTTCGTCGCGTTCGTGGATGCCGTGGGCATCGGCGTTGGTGCGGCCATCATCCAAGTCCCGTTGGCCCTGCCCTTGGCGGTCCTCGTCTTCATCGGCTCGTTCATTCCGGTGGTCGGTGCCCTGGTCACCGGTGCCATCGCGGTCCTGCTCGCCCTTGTGGCCAACGGACCCATCAACGCGCTGATCATGCTGGCAATCGTCCTGGTAGTGCAGCAACTTGAAAGCCACATCCTGCAGCCGCTGGTCATGGGCAAGGCCGTGGCGCTGCATCCTGTGGCTGTGATCCTCTCGGTTGCCGCCGGTTCATACCTCGCAGGCATCCCCGGTGCCCTGTTCGCAGTCCCGCTGCTCGCCGTAGTAAACACGGCAGTTCGCTACATTGCGGGCCGGACGTGGGAACATGATGAAGGATTGGGCGGTGTGGAACTCCAGCCGGCAGCCGCCTCGGCGGGGCCAGGCGGCGACGCCAACTTCAAGGAGGTCCACCTCCCGCGGCCCGAATCCCGCCTCGGTAAGGGCGTCGCCGGCAAGACCAAGGCTTCGGGGAGCACCTCTGTCGAGGAGCCTCAAGCCAACACCAACAAAGGAGAATAGTCAGTGAATACCCTCGAAACCCTGCCCGTCACGCTGGACGATGTCCTCAAGGCGCAGGAGCTGCTCGAGGGCATTATTACCAAGACTCCGGTGGAGTCGTCCCGTGCGCTGGGCAGCCTCGTGGGCGGCAACGTCTTTTTCAAGTGTGAGAACCTGCAGCGTGCCGGCTCGTTCAAGGTCCGGGGCGCCTATGTGCGCATGGCCCGGCTGACGGACGACGAAAAGAAGCGCGGCGTAGTAGCGGCATCCGCAGGCAACCACGCCCAGGGTGTGGCTGTAGCCGCCAAGAGCCTGGGCATCAATGCCCGCATCTACATGCCGCTCGGCGTGGCCCTGCCCAAGCTGGCGGCCACGCGCAGCCACGGCGCTGAAGTCGTTCTGCACGGCCACAACGTGGACGAAGCGCTTGCGGAAGCGCAGCGCTACGCCAACGAAACAGGCGCTGTGTTTGTTCACCCCTTCGACAACGTGGACGTCGTTGCCGGTCAGGGCACCATCGGGCTGGAAATCCTGGACCAGATCCCCAACGTGGACACCATCCTCATGGGTGTAGGAGGCGGCGGGCTGCTGGCAGGTGTGGCTGTGGCCATCAAGGCCAAGGCCAAGGAGCTCGGCCGCGAAATCAGGGTCATCGGGGTCCAGGCCGAGAACGCCGCCGCGTACCCGCCGTCCCTCGCCGCTGATGCCCTGGTGCCTCTGAAGAAGGTCACCACCATGGCCGACGGTATCGCCGTAGGACGTCCCGGGCAGTTGCCCTTCAGCATCATCCGCGAGCTCGTGGACGATGTGGTCACCGTGAGTGAGGACTCCCTCGCCCGGGCCCTGATCTTCCTGCTCGAGCGCGCCAAGATGGTGGTTGAGCCGGCCGGGGCCGTCGGAGTAGCTGCGCTGATGGACGGCAAGATCGAAAACCCGGGGAACACCGCCGTCGTGCTTTCCGGCGGCAACATCGATCCCATGCTGATGCTCAAAGTCATCCAGCGCGGTCTGTCGGCCGCAGGCCGCTTCATGACGGTCCGCATGATGCTCGATGACCGGCCGGGTTCGTTGGCCACCATTGCCCGTATCATCGCTGAAAACGATGCCAACGTCACTGGCCTGGACCACACCCGCTTGGGTGGTTCCATCAGCATGGGTGACGTCTCCATCACTATCAACCTGGAAACCAAAGGCCACGAACACGGCGAGCAGGTTCTCGGTGCACTCCGGGCCGAGGGCTTCCAACCAATCGTGGTGCACTGACGGGAGGGGCGCCCATGGTGCTCGGAATGCCTGAGGGCTCAAAGGAAGAGGCTAGGGAGTCGCTCGCCGGGCGGGCGAAAGGCGGACTGCTCTTCATGGGCGGATTCGTCATCCTGCTCTACGTCATCGAGATCCTCAACACCTTGATGCGCCATGGGCTCAACTCGACTTTCGGCCTGCGCCCACGTTCCATGGACGGCGTGCTGGACATCCTGACGTTTCCCTTGCTGCACGCGAACCTGAACCATTTGCTGTCCAATACCTTGCCGTTGATCATTTTCGGTTTCCTGGTGTTCCTGTCCGGAATCCGGGTGTTCATCACGGCATTGGCCTTCAGCTGGCTCGGATCAGGGCTGGCGGTGTGGTTGATTGGCGGGGGAGGCGTGACGGTGGGAGCCTCCGGACTGGTGTTCGGTTTCTTCGCGTTCCTGCTGGTGAGGGGATTCTTCAACCGCAGCTGGTGGCAGATCCTGCTCTCCGTGGTTCTGTTCATGGCTTACGGCAGTATCCTCTTCGGGGTGCTGCCCACGGTGCTGGGTTACGTCTCCTGGCAGGCGCACCTCGGCGGGGCCGTGGGTGGTGTGATTGCCGCCGTCCTGCTTCGTCCCAAATCCAAGCTCGTCGCCTGACCCGGTTGGTTGGGCCGGGCACGAAAAAACGCCGGCCCGCCCCGCGAAGGGGTGGGCCGGCGTCGTGTATTTCAGGCCGGTTTGGCCGCTGCTTAGGCGACGTAGGGCTTGGCGGAGACGATCTCCACCTGAATTTCCTTGCCGTTGGGGGCAACGTAGCTCAGGCTGTCGCCTTCCTTGTGGCCGATGATGGCCGCACCCAGGGGTGACTTTTCGCTGAAGACATCAAGATCGGAATCTCCGGCGATTTCGCGGGAGCCCAGCAGGAACGTCTCTTCGTCGCCTGCGATGCGGGCAACAACCAGCATTCCGGGCTCAACGATTCCGTCGTCGGCGGGGGCTTCGCCCACCTGCGCATCACGCAGAAGTGCGGTGAGCTGACGGATGCGGGCTTCGATCTTGCCCTGCTCCTCCTTGGCAGCGTGGTAACCGCCGTTCTCCTTGAGGTCGCCTTCCTGGCGGGCAGCTTCGATCTTCTGGACGATTTCCGCCCGGCCAGCGCCGGAAAGGTGGTCCAGCTCAGCCTGCAAGCGGTCGAAAGCTTCCTGGGTAAGCCAAGCCGCAGTGGCGCTATTGGTGGTAGACACGGATTTCTCCTCTAGATCTGACAATGCAAAAGACCCCGCCGAGTTGGCCACTCATGAATCTCAGTAACCAACTTAACGGGGTGAAGGTTTCATCCATTGTAGTAAATCCTTTGGACGAACCCAAACCGGTTGAGTCGTGGGTCACACGATTGTTATTTACCGCTGTCCACGATCCAGCAATTGTCCACAACTCCGGAGACTGCCGGGGACTCGGTCCTCAGGGCTGTCCGCTGCATGGTGGTGCTGCCGCCATCGGGATCGTCCTGGGGATCGTTGGGGCCGATCTCCACTACCTTCCAGCCAACCACCGCGAACTTGGAATCCAGGGCTTTTATGGCACATTTGGCCGTGGCTCCGGGGTATTTAGTCACCTGGTAGTCCACTTCTGCCTGGGTATCGTCCACGGTGCTGTAACCGATGTCCTTGAACGTGACCGGGGCCTGAGCCGAGCCGGTTGCTACGTACGCGGCGAACGCAATCCCGAGGACCAGGGCGGCGATGACAATGTTCCGCTTGGTTTTGCGGGTCATGGCGCGCTTTTGACCGCCGTATCGATTGGCTAGGCTGTTGCTTGCCGGTACTTGGGTGGCCGATAGGTCCTCTGAAGTCACCCGTCCAGTTTAGTGCCGATCCCGGCGCCCCATCACCGCCCCGCAAAAGCGCGATCCATGAAAGAGGAGCCGTCACGTGACAGCGTCCAGCAGTTCCGAGCAGCAGCTGCGGCTGCTCGCCGTCCACGCCCATCCGGATGATGAGTCCAGCAAGGGCGCAGCAACCATGGCGATGTACGCCGCCGCGGGAGTAGGCGTCATGGTTGCCACCTGCACGGACGGCTCGCGCGGCGATATCCAGAACCCCGCCCTGGAGGATGCGCCCCACCCCAAACGGGACATGGCCGGTGCCCGGCGCCTTGAGATGGCCAACGCGGCCGAGGTCCTTGGAATCCAGCAGCGCTGGCTCGGTTTTGTAGACTCGGGACTTCCTGAAGGAGATCCCCTCCCGCCGCTGCCGCCGGGATGCTTCGCCCTGCAGCCACTGGAGCGTGCCACTGCGCCCTTGGTTCGGCTGGTCCGTAAGTTCAAGCCGCACGTCATCCTCAGCTATGACGAAAACGGTGGCTACCCCCACCCGGACCACATCATGGCCCACAAGGTTGCGGTGGAAGCTTTTGAAGCCGCCGGCGATCCTGAGCGCTATCCCGGCATGGGTGAGCCATGGGCGCCCAGCAAGCTTTACTACGACCGCGCCTTCAGCCCCGAAAGATTCCGTGCGCTGCATTTTGCGTTGGAAGAAGCCGGGCTGCAATCGCCGTATGCCGAGCGGCTTGCTGCGTGGTTGGAGGCCGACGCGGAAGGTCACACAGCTCCGGTGGCAGGGCACCAAACCACCACCCAGGTTGATTGCGGTGATTTCTTCGAGGCCCGGGACGACGCCCTGCGCGCACACCGGACCCAGATCGATCCCCTCGGCTTCTTTTTCGCGGTATCGCCGGATCTGCAGCGGACCGTCTGGCCGTGGGAGGACTACACCCTGATCAAGTCCACGGTGCCTTCAGAGCTGCCCGAGAAGGACCTCTTCGCGGGGATAAGATAGGAGCGCCGGTAGTTTCTATCGATCGTAGAAATTGCCGTGCGGCCAATCAGCTTCCCGGCTACGCGCTGCCAGTCG
This genomic interval from Paenarthrobacter aurescens TC1 contains the following:
- the ilvA gene encoding threonine dehydratase (identified by match to protein family HMM PF00291; match to protein family HMM PF01842; match to protein family HMM TIGR01127) yields the protein MNTLETLPVTLDDVLKAQELLEGIITKTPVESSRALGSLVGGNVFFKCENLQRAGSFKVRGAYVRMARLTDDEKKRGVVAASAGNHAQGVAVAAKSLGINARIYMPLGVALPKLAATRSHGAEVVLHGHNVDEALAEAQRYANETGAVFVHPFDNVDVVAGQGTIGLEILDQIPNVDTILMGVGGGGLLAGVAVAIKAKAKELGREIRVIGVQAENAAAYPPSLAADALVPLKKVTTMADGIAVGRPGQLPFSIIRELVDDVVTVSEDSLARALIFLLERAKMVVEPAGAVGVAALMDGKIENPGNTAVVLSGGNIDPMLMLKVIQRGLSAAGRFMTVRMMLDDRPGSLATIARIIAENDANVTGLDHTRLGGSISMGDVSITINLETKGHEHGEQVLGALRAEGFQPIVVH
- a CDS encoding putative rhomboid family membrane protein (identified by match to protein family HMM PF01694), whose amino-acid sequence is MVLGMPEGSKEEARESLAGRAKGGLLFMGGFVILLYVIEILNTLMRHGLNSTFGLRPRSMDGVLDILTFPLLHANLNHLLSNTLPLIIFGFLVFLSGIRVFITALAFSWLGSGLAVWLIGGGGVTVGASGLVFGFFAFLLVRGFFNRSWWQILLSVVLFMAYGSILFGVLPTVLGYVSWQAHLGGAVGGVIAAVLLRPKSKLVA
- a CDS encoding putative transcription elongation factor GreA (identified by match to protein family HMM PF01272; match to protein family HMM PF03449; match to protein family HMM TIGR01462) → MSTTNSATAAWLTQEAFDRLQAELDHLSGAGRAEIVQKIEAARQEGDLKENGGYHAAKEEQGKIEARIRQLTALLRDAQVGEAPADDGIVEPGMLVVARIAGDEETFLLGSREIAGDSDLDVFSEKSPLGAAIIGHKEGDSLSYVAPNGKEIQVEIVSAKPYVA
- a CDS encoding Uncharacterized protein, LmbE-like protein (identified by match to protein family HMM PF02585); its protein translation is MVATCTDGSRGDIQNPALEDAPHPKRDMAGARRLEMANAAEVLGIQQRWLGFVDSGLPEGDPLPPLPPGCFALQPLERATAPLVRLVRKFKPHVILSYDENGGYPHPDHIMAHKVAVEAFEAAGDPERYPGMGEPWAPSKLYYDRAFSPERFRALHFALEEAGLQSPYAERLAAWLEADAEGHTAPVAGHQTTTQVDCGDFFEARDDALRAHRTQIDPLGFFFAVSPDLQRTVWPWEDYTLIKSTVPSELPEKDLFAGIR